The region GCAAAGTTACCGCGTGCTGAGATCGCGCCCCGATTCGGGTTGATCCGGGTCGTAGCAGCAGTCCCGTTGGATGGTGTGAAGTAGTTGTACATGCGGTTGGAGAAGAGCTTTACTCCGCGGCTGCCAACGTAGTTTGTGGTCAGCTTCAGGTTATAAGGCAGCTCTCGCTCCAAGCCGAAGTTGAACTGATAGGTGTATGGGTTGACCAGATTATTGACGACCGACAGTACGGAGGACAGTGGAGATAGAGCGGGCGTAATGCCCGAAATCAGGGTGTTGGAGTTGGCGAGTCCGTCCTGAGCCGTTGAGGTCAAGGTCTGAGCAACGGCGTTCGGCGAGCTCTGCGCGGAGTTGACGACAATGTTGCTGAAGTCCCCGTCGAAGTAGACACCAAAGCCTCCGTGGATTACGGTCTTGCCGTCATGGAAGAAGCCGAAGTGCGGATTGTAGGCAAAGCCAAAGCGAGGCGAGATGTTGTTGTAATCATTATTGACCTTGTAGACCGCTGTGATTGGATCAGTGAGTGCAGTCGCCGGATTGATTCCTGGAAAAGCAACGCCGTTAATGAGATGGTCCGCCGCTTGATCTCCACCCGGAAGGTAGGCGATTGTGTTGGCAGGTACAAGGAGGATCATCGACATGCAGATTCATTCGGTTGGCATAGATCTGGGTAAGACGACCTTTCACCTCGTAGCCCTGAGCGCAGCTGGCAAGGTGCTGTTGCGCAAGAAGTTCACTCAGAAGCAACTGATCACCTTCACCGCGAACATGCAGACCTCCTTGATCGGGATGGAGGCATGTTCAGGAGCGCACTTCCTGGGCCGGGCTTTGCGAGCGCAAGGCCACGACGTGAAGCTGATTCCAGCGCAGTTTGTAAAGCCGTTCGTGAAGTCGAATAAGAACGACTTCCTGGATGCTGAGGCGATCGCTGAAGCCGTCGACCGACAGAACATGCGCTTCGTTCCGATCAAGACCGACGATCAGCTCGACCTGCAAGCCATGCATCGTGTGCGTGACAGGCTTGTCGCTCGCCGGACGTCCGTGATCAACCAGCTGCGAGCCTTTCTGCTGGAGCGCGGCATGGTTTTCGCCAAGACTCCCATCAAGTTGAGACAAGCGATGCCAGAGATACTCGAGAACGCGGAGTCGAACCTGACGCCACGCATGCGCAACCTTGTCAGCCTGCTCTGGAGCGAGTGGAAGGATCTTCAGCAGCAGATCGTTGCGATGAACGAAGAGGTCGAGCAGATCGCTTCTTCCGACCCCGCATGCCAACGGCTGAGACAAATCCCCGGCATCGGCCCCTTGGTCGCAACCGCAATCGTCGCTGCGATCGGCAACGGAGCAGCCTTCCATAAGGGCCGAGAGTTCTCCGCATGGCTTGGACTTGTACCCCGACAGCACTCGACCGGCGGCAAGGCGAGACTCTTCGGCATCAGCAAGCGAGGTAACCGCTACCTGAGAAAGCTGCTCGTCCATGGCGCCCGATCAGCAGTTCTCATCGTCAAGCGAGAGCGTTCCCCGTTTGGGCCTTGGCTTGATGGTCTGGAACAACGAGCACCGGTGAAGGTCGTCATTACAGCCGCAGCCAACAAGCTTGCTCGTATGGCCTGGGCGGTGCTCTCAAGCGGCAATGACTACCGCCCAGCAACGGCTCCGATGCCGGCCTGAGCAGGCGCGGAAAAGACGCCTTCGGCTTGGAAGCGCAGAATCGCGCTCCCACTTTACCGCACCACGACGACGATTTAGAGTTCCCACCAAGGTCTGCACTGGACAGCTAAGACGACCGAACAGTTCCCAACGGCGTGCTCAAAACCTGCTCCCGAAAATGGTCTTCCATGACCGTGCCGTTTATCAGGTAGAGCACGCAGCGCAACTCATCATGGCCAGGAGACTAGACCCTCCACCCAAAGGCCGAATACATTTGCGCAGACCTGTCGATGTCGCCCTTCGCTTTTCCCTTGCAGTCGTGCGGCGGACCATACATTTCGGGATCGGAGAGGTAGTCATAGCGCGCACCCAGGTTGAGCGTAAGCTCCGGGGTCAGCTTGATGTCGTCCTCCAGAAAGATTCCCGAACGCCAATCGTGTGGATCGATCCGGGTCTTTCCGAAGGTCTTGGTTGCCGTGCCCGATTTGCCCAGCGAGTTGTTGATGAACTCGCCAATCGAACCTCCGTAGGAGCCGGTTGCGGAGTAGGCCAACGTTCCCAGCGCGTTCTGCGAAACGAACTCCTGCTCAATCTGCCGGCCAATGTCCGCACCGGCACGGATCGCCTGCTTGCCGATATTGATACCGACCGTGTCCTGAAGCTGATAAAGGTCCTCACCGCGCCCCTGGGGAAAGTTTTGATTAGGACCGAGGTTGGTGAGAGAGGTGCCGGCAAAGCTGATCGTCGGCGTGATGGCGAGCGGGTTGGCCAAGGTGCCCGGAGTGAAGGCAAAGAGGAAATTGAGGCGCGTCTCAGAGACGCGGAACTCATTAAGAACGCGCGGCCCAAAGACGTGAGTCTCGGCGACCTGGGCAAGCTCGGAGAAACCGCCCTGCTGCGAGTCAAAGCCTGGCAGCGAGGGATTGTTGCCGAAGTCAGGCGTCAGGAAACCGCGATCGTGGATGTAGCGGACAGCAACGTTATCGCGCTCACTTGGCGTATAGTCCACGCGAACATTGAACTGCGTGTCTGTATTCTGCTGCGGAACGGATGGACGCTGAAACAGAGCCGTGGTGATGGAGCAACCTGTGGCAGGGCAACCGGGAGCGATGACTGAGTAGCTGCTATAGCTCAAGGCCGGATTGGCGGTCGTTGCAGTCGTGTTCGCAAAGGTATTGAGGTAGGCGTAGTTGGAAAGGTAAGCCCCGAACAGGCTAGCCTGGGTCGCCTGGACGGTGCCTGTCTGGGCGGCAATCGACTTGAGCTGATTGACGCCACTCTGATCCGGAAGCTCATTACGACCTTCGAGAACACCACCGAAGTAACGCTGCCACTGTCCGGCTCCGAAGGCAAAAAGCTTGTCCTTGAAGATAGGGCCGCCCGCAGTAAAGCCGTAGGTGTGACGGTCGAAACGCGTCTTCTTCGGAGGCGTGATGCCCGGGACCTTGGATTGACGCTGGGTCGCGGAGAGCGCGTTGAGACCAGATCCGGTGTAACGATCGTAGGCCGAGCCATGGAAGACGTTAGTGCCGCGCGCTGTCACCACATTGGTGACAGCACCACCTGCACGGCCGAACTCGGCGGACGCCGAGTTAGAGAGTACAGCGACCGTCGCATAAGCGCCCGGAATGTCAGGCTGGAAACCTTGGCCAGCGATAGCCACGTCATTGATCTCTTGACCGTCGATGAGGAAGTTGTTGGCGCGCGGACGAGCCCCGTTGGCAGAGAAAGACTGTCCCTGAGCACCTTGGCCCGCGCTCGGCTGGACGATCGTCTGAATGCCCGGCAGAGTCGTCGCAAGCTCGATCGGGTTCAACGAGAAGATCGGCAACGAGCGAATGTCGTTTGCACTGATGATGCCTGTAATCTGACCATTCTCAAGATTGATCGCATTGGATACTGCTGCGACTTCGACAACATCATTTACCTTACCCACGGAGAGCACTGCATCATAGGAGCTTGTGACCGAAGGATTGATGACCACGCCTGTGGCCTTTTTCGCGTCAAAACCAGCCTGTTCAATCAGAACGGTATAGCGCCCCGGCGGAATCGCCTCAAGACGGTAGGTCCCGTCCGATTTCGCTGCGGTAGTGCGGACTTCGCGGGTGTCTTCATTTGTGATCGTAACCTTGGATCCTGGTAGAACCGCGCCGGATGAATCACGAGCGACACCGGCAAGGATGCCTTGACTAGTCTGAGCGAAGGCGAGCGGAGCACTGAAAGCGAGCGACAGCGCCAGGGCAGTGAGATAGGTCGACGTCTTACGGGTGCTGAAAGGCATGCAAAACTCCTGAGCGGAATAAGAACAAAATGCAAATAAGGGAATACCCCTTGCAATGGGCCCGACTGCTGAATTACGTGGATGCAGATTCCTTTGCAAGTAAATGGCCAAACATCAATCACCTGAAAATGTGATCTAAATAATCCGTGTTTCCGCAGTCGGTGACATTCTGGTGACAAATCAGTGACAAGCCTGTGATATCTGGAATATGAAAAGTGGAAGAATTTTTAGCACCGCATTGTAGAATTCGGGATGACCGAACTCACGCTAAGCGCAATCGTTTCAAAGAGAAGCCGCGCCAAGTCCGACGAGTTCCAGGCGCTGACCGATCGCTATCTCGCTCGCGCGGCCCACTATATGCCCGCCCAGGCGCTCAACTTTGAGAGCGAGGATGCCCTCTCCGCTTGGATCGCCAAGGCTCCCGGACGCGCTGCGGCTCATGCCATCCTCTTCGATCCCCGCGGCAAGACCCTGACCTCGGACGAGTTCGCCCATACGCTCGGCCGCCTGCGGGACGATGGAGCGCAGCGCATCGTGTTCGCAATCGGCCCCGCGGACGGCTGGAGCGACCAGGCCCGCACCCGCGCCGCCGCACTGGTCTCCTTCGGTCGCATCACGCTGCCGCATGAGTTGGCACGCGTCGTTGCGGCGGAACAGATATACCGTGCGCTGACGATCCTCGCCGGGCACCCGTATCATCTGGGGCACTGAGCTTTAACCCTGAAACGGCGAAAGGGAACACTATGAGGGCGTTCCCTTTCGCCGTTTGCCACGTTCAGTCAGCTTAGAAGATGATCTTTGCTGCAAGCTGAAGCTGGCGGTTAGCACCCTGATCGGGCCCGTTCTTGTAGGTAGAGATGAACGAGTTCTGCGAGACATCGTTCGCTCCGCTCAGGTTCAGGTAGGCGTTTGCGTGATTAAGGACGTTATAGAGCTCAGCACGCAGCTGCAGACTATACCGCTCCGTGAACTTGATGCTCTTGTTCACGTCAGCGTTGAAAGATATGGTTCCAGGTCCGCGGAAGGCATTGCGTGCTGACATACCGCCAGGAAAAGTATCCATACCGTTGACGATGGTAGGCAGATCGGCTGCACCAATCTTTGGATCGACATAAGAACCATAGGCCGCGTTGTTCAGCGCGCCGCTGGCAAGATAGCGTGCGGGGAAGTCGATGTAATCAAA is a window of Granulicella tundricola MP5ACTX9 DNA encoding:
- a CDS encoding 23S rRNA (pseudouridine(1915)-N(3))-methyltransferase RlmH, encoding MTELTLSAIVSKRSRAKSDEFQALTDRYLARAAHYMPAQALNFESEDALSAWIAKAPGRAAAHAILFDPRGKTLTSDEFAHTLGRLRDDGAQRIVFAIGPADGWSDQARTRAAALVSFGRITLPHELARVVAAEQIYRALTILAGHPYHLGH
- a CDS encoding IS110 family RNA-guided transposase, yielding MQIHSVGIDLGKTTFHLVALSAAGKVLLRKKFTQKQLITFTANMQTSLIGMEACSGAHFLGRALRAQGHDVKLIPAQFVKPFVKSNKNDFLDAEAIAEAVDRQNMRFVPIKTDDQLDLQAMHRVRDRLVARRTSVINQLRAFLLERGMVFAKTPIKLRQAMPEILENAESNLTPRMRNLVSLLWSEWKDLQQQIVAMNEEVEQIASSDPACQRLRQIPGIGPLVATAIVAAIGNGAAFHKGREFSAWLGLVPRQHSTGGKARLFGISKRGNRYLRKLLVHGARSAVLIVKRERSPFGPWLDGLEQRAPVKVVITAAANKLARMAWAVLSSGNDYRPATAPMPA
- a CDS encoding outer membrane beta-barrel protein, with product MPFSTRKTSTYLTALALSLAFSAPLAFAQTSQGILAGVARDSSGAVLPGSKVTITNEDTREVRTTAAKSDGTYRLEAIPPGRYTVLIEQAGFDAKKATGVVINPSVTSSYDAVLSVGKVNDVVEVAAVSNAINLENGQITGIISANDIRSLPIFSLNPIELATTLPGIQTIVQPSAGQGAQGQSFSANGARPRANNFLIDGQEINDVAIAGQGFQPDIPGAYATVAVLSNSASAEFGRAGGAVTNVVTARGTNVFHGSAYDRYTGSGLNALSATQRQSKVPGITPPKKTRFDRHTYGFTAGGPIFKDKLFAFGAGQWQRYFGGVLEGRNELPDQSGVNQLKSIAAQTGTVQATQASLFGAYLSNYAYLNTFANTTATTANPALSYSSYSVIAPGCPATGCSITTALFQRPSVPQQNTDTQFNVRVDYTPSERDNVAVRYIHDRGFLTPDFGNNPSLPGFDSQQGGFSELAQVAETHVFGPRVLNEFRVSETRLNFLFAFTPGTLANPLAITPTISFAGTSLTNLGPNQNFPQGRGEDLYQLQDTVGINIGKQAIRAGADIGRQIEQEFVSQNALGTLAYSATGSYGGSIGEFINNSLGKSGTATKTFGKTRIDPHDWRSGIFLEDDIKLTPELTLNLGARYDYLSDPEMYGPPHDCKGKAKGDIDRSAQMYSAFGWRV